The genomic DNA TCTCTTTTCGCAGGAAAATGGTTGAAGGCATCGCGATCGAGAGGATTGTAGATAACGACGGCGGTCTCGTAATCGGGAAACCCTTGGTCGGAAAGCCGGACTTCGCGCTTGCGGTAAGCGGTTTCTTCCACCTCGTATTCCATTTCGCCCAATATGCCCTCTAAAATCGCGGCATAACGTCCCTTGTGATTTTCATACAAGACTTCAAAGGCGCGCCGCACGGTTTCGAAATTCTCTTCCTCGACGAGAATGTAATAAAGACGGTCCAAGGTAAAATAGGGCTGGTCCCCGAGTACTTCGTCGACGGCATACTCCCATTCCGGTTTTAAAACCCGCACAAACTTTTGAAAGCCTGCGACCAGGGCTTCAAAGTCCATCTCAAGAAGCCAGGAAAAAAGCTTTGCCTCGTCCGCCTGTCGCAAAATTTCCAGCCACTGGATAAAACCTTTGGGGCTTATTTGGTCCCGCTGCCAGCAGTCGATGTCAGAAATAAAAAAGAGCTGCCTCAAGTTGGCATAACGTATGACCTCAGAGCGCTCCTCGGGGTCCATTTCCCGCGTAATAAGGTAAAGCTCCTCATTGGATAACGCCTGGGTCAGTTTGAGTGGCTCATGAGCATGCAGGATAAGATCCCCACGTTCCTTGATGGAGCTCTTGGAAAAGACTTTCAGCTGCTCTTCGGGTCCTAGAGATTCGAAATCTTCGGTAGGTATGGTCACAAAATCACATTACTTGATTGGTTGCAGGATGATCTAAAGGCCTTATTTTACACTAGGCTGCACCGACGCCTTAAAAAAAAGGAGGTACCTGGATTAGAGGTACCTCCTTTGCCGTCCCTCCGGAGAAAAAGGGGGGAATCTCCGTAGGGATCTGAAACCTTTTTCACCGTTTAGGGGAAAAGCACTCTGTCTAATTGTGGTGAAAGGGTAACATGGGAGAAAGTGGATTTCAAGGGAGTTAATAATATTTTTTAATAAGTTATAACTAATTAATTTTATTGAAGTTACACTTTTTAAATATATTAAAATAAGTATTTTGCTAATGAAGGAGGTTGGATTCGAAGACAAGATCGTTTAAAGCTACGCCGATGGCCGATTCAGAGATGGGATAAAGCGTGACCTGATTGGTGCGGTTGAGCGCGGCTGCAATGCCGGAAACAAACCCATTTTCGAAAGCAAGAAACTCAACTCCTTGGACATCATCCGCTTTTTTTTGCAAAAGAGATTTAAACTGTTTCAATTCTGCTTCGGTCGTCTTCAGAAAAATGAGGCGGCCGCGGCGCATTTTTTTTGTGACATTCTGGGCTTTGAGAATGCTCACATACCCGCAATCGATCCAAAGGAGCGGTTCCCCCCTATCCCCCGTCACGACAAGATCGGGTTTGTAATGCATGCCTACGTCCACTTCGATTTGCAGCTTGGGATCATAGAACAGAATGTAGGCAAGCATCTTCAAAACGACATGCTCACGCAACTCGCTGTCCTCTTTGACGAGGATCATCTTTTTATGGAATTTTTTAAATTGGATATCCAGCGTAAATTTTTCAATCATGCCAGGATTTTATAAGAAAGGCGCGGGAAATACGAATATCTTAGAGGATGGGAAATTACAGTAAGAACCGTAGCCCCGCTAGATGTCGTTTTGCCCCCGCACCTGAACAGGGCTACGGTCTTACCATAAGGAAGAACGTCGTCATCCTTGCAAGTCAGATGCCAAATGG from Verrucomicrobiia bacterium includes the following:
- a CDS encoding YaeQ family protein, which encodes MIEKFTLDIQFKKFHKKMILVKEDSELREHVVLKMLAYILFYDPKLQIEVDVGMHYKPDLVVTGDRGEPLLWIDCGYVSILKAQNVTKKMRRGRLIFLKTTEAELKQFKSLLQKKADDVQGVEFLAFENGFVSGIAAALNRTNQVTLYPISESAIGVALNDLVFESNLLH
- a CDS encoding DUF6178 family protein, which translates into the protein MTIPTEDFESLGPEEQLKVFSKSSIKERGDLILHAHEPLKLTQALSNEELYLITREMDPEERSEVIRYANLRQLFFISDIDCWQRDQISPKGFIQWLEILRQADEAKLFSWLLEMDFEALVAGFQKFVRVLKPEWEYAVDEVLGDQPYFTLDRLYYILVEEENFETVRRAFEVLYENHKGRYAAILEGILGEMEYEVEETAYRKREVRLSDQGFPDYETAVVIYNPLDRDAFNHFPAKR